From the Clarias gariepinus isolate MV-2021 ecotype Netherlands chromosome 3, CGAR_prim_01v2, whole genome shotgun sequence genome, one window contains:
- the mid1ip1b gene encoding mid1-interacting protein 1-B translates to MMQICDSCNQKHSLFSAMTRFIGAVNNMDQTVMVPSLLRDVPLDEEDADAVAAAAAARGGEVQSAVHPVPAAYFRTGDMYGYYVLLKSIRNDIEWGVLQGDERRKDPARLEPDGGDLEQLFRFHLSGLHAVLGELTRKANTLTNRYKQEIGIGGCGI, encoded by the coding sequence ATGATGCAGATCTGCGACTCGTGCAATCAGAAGCACTCTCTGTTCAGCGCCATGACGCGCTTCATCGGCGCCGTCAACAACATGGACCAGACGGTGATGGTGCCCAGCCTGCTCCGGGACGTGCCGCTGGATGAGGAGGACGCGGACGCggtggcggcggcggcggcggcgcgAGGCGGGGAGGTGCAGAGCGCGGTGCACCCGGTACCGGCCGCGTACTTCCGCACGGGCGACATGTACGGCTACTACGTGCTGCTTAAGTCCATCCGCAACGACATCGAGTGGGGCGTGCTGCAGGGCGACGAGCGGCGCAAAGACCCCGCGCGCCTCGAGCCGGACGGCGGGGACCTCGAGCAGCTCTTCCGCTTCCACCTGAGCGGGCTGCACGCGGTGCTCGGGGAGCTCACGCGCAAGGCCAACACGCTGACCAACCGGTACAAGCAGGAGATCGGCATCGGCGGCTGCGGGATATGA